From a single Brassica rapa cultivar Chiifu-401-42 chromosome A01, CAAS_Brap_v3.01, whole genome shotgun sequence genomic region:
- the LOC103860913 gene encoding cytochrome P450 81D11: MEEAQTLTFTLIFVVLTLIFFIVTNRTKKRKPKLPPSPPFALPVIGHLRLLKPPLHRVFYSISQSLGGAPIFSLRLGSRLVFVVSSHSIAEECFTKNDVVLANRPNTIASKYVSYDHTTMVTAPYGEHWRNLRRIGAVEIFSAHRLNKFLSIRQDEVRRLIVRLSRNSSYEFAKVEINSMFSDLTFNNIIRMVAGKRYYGDVSEENSEAKLVRQLIADLMSIFGAGNAADYVPILRWVTGFEKRVKELGGRFDEFLQGLVDERRAAKEKGNTMIDHLLSLQETQPGYYTDRTIKGTILSLILAGTDTSAVTLEWALSSLLNHPEKLRKAREEIDCKIGLDRLVEESDISNLPCLQNIVSETLRLYPAGPLMVPHVASEDCKVGGYDMPQGTTLLVNLWAMHRDPQLWDDPETFKPERFEKEGEAHKLMTFGLGRRACPGSGLAQRLVSLTLASLIQCFEWERIGEEEVDMTEAGGATMPKARPLVAMCTARTTLVGKILHESA, from the exons ATGGAAGAAGCTCAAACACTAACGTTCACACTAATCTTCGTCGTTCTTactctcatcttcttcattgTAACAAACAGAACCAAGAAGCGAAAGCCGAAACTTCCTCCGAGTCCACCTTTCGCGCTTCCAGTCATCGGCCACCTCCGCTTACTCAAGCCACCGCTCCACCGCGTTTTCTATTCCATCTCTCAATCTCTAGGCGGTGCCCCCATCTTCTCACTCCGTCTCGGCAGCCGACTAGTGTTCGTTGTCTCTTCACACTCAATCGCAGAGGAATGTTTCACGAAGAACGACGTGGTACTCGCGAACCGACCAAACACAATCGCTTCCAAATACGTCTCATACGACCACACAACCATGGTCACAGCTCCGTATGGGGAACACTGGAGAAACCTCCGCCGCATAGGCGCCGTGGAGATATTCTCGGCTCACCGGCTTAATAAGTTTCTGTCTATACGCCAGGACGAGGTCCGTCGGCTTATAGTTCGTCTCTCACGGAACTCTTCATAC GAGTTTGCCAAGGTGGAGATCAACTCAATGTTCTCTGACTTAACATTCAACAACATCATCCGTATGGTAGCCGGAAAACGTTACTACGGAGATGTTTCAGAGGAAAACTCTGAGGCTAAACTCGTACGGCAGCTTATCGCGGACCTGATGAGTATTTTTGGTGCGGGAAATGCGGCTGACTATGTACCTATCCTGCGTTGGGTCACGGGTTTCGAGAAACGGGTTAAAGAGCTCGGTGGTAGGTTTGATGAGTTCTTGCAAGGATTGGTTGATGAAAGGCGAGCAGCGAAGGAGAAAGGGAACACCATGATCGATCACTTGCTTTCTCTGCAAGAAACACAACCTGGGTACTACACGGACCGTACCATCAAAGGAACCATACTC TCTTTGATACTGGCGGGGACTGATACATCAGCGGTAACATTGGAATGGGCATTGTCGAGCTTATTAAACCATCCAGAGAAATTAAGAAAGGCGAGAGAAGAAATCGATTGTAAAATTGGTTTAGACAGGCTTGTGGAGGAATCAGACATCTCAAACCTTCCCTGTCTTCAGAACATTGTGTCTGAAACATTACGTCTATACCCTGCGGGACCTTTGATGGTGCCTCACGTCGCATCGGAAGACTGTAAAGTAGGAGGGTATGATATGCCACAAGGCACAACATTATTGGTGAATCTGTGGGCTATGCACAGAGATCCTCAGCTATGGGATGATCCCGAGACTTTCAAGCCAGAGAGGTTCGAGAAAGAAGGGGAGGCTCATAAGCTAATGACGTTCGGGTTAGGAAGAAGGGCGTGTCCTGGATCAGGACTAGCGCAACGGCTGGTGAGCTTGACTCTGGCGTCATTAATTCAATGTTTTGAATGGGAGAGGATTGGAGAAGAAGAGGTGGATATGACTGAAGCTGGAGGTGCCACAATGCCTAAAGCTAGACCTCTGGTAGCCATGTGTACAGCACGTACGACCTTGGTTGGTAAAATCCTCCACGAGTCCGCTTGA
- the LOC103861189 gene encoding uncharacterized protein LOC103861189 encodes MSTMKPSRSDEIADPDQQIKNTNQIRAGFDSLAPKRPTKPTRSEPGPFGCFSTPEPTTDHPEADKFQTLQSQTHGNILHEGVSAAVQDEFLETEYYTSLTAIDKQHHTTGSGFINVGKEDGGEEAVIAAAAVGDGGEKAVYRSNPATNEWIPAVEEDLGSESSSKPNRSENS; translated from the exons ATGAGTACGATGAAGCCAAGCCGGAGCGACGAGATAGCCGACCCGGATCAACAGATCAAGAACACGAACCAGATCAGAGCTGGTTTCGATTCCTTGGCCCCTAAACGACCCACTAAGCCCACCCGGAGCGAGCCAGGCCCTTTCGGATGTTTCTCTACTCCCGAGCCAACCACTGACCATCCAGAGGCTGACAAGTTCCAAACTCTCCAGTCCCAAACTCAT GGTAATATTCTGCATGAAGGAGTTTCAGCTGCTGTTCAAGATGAGTTCCTGGAGACAGAGTATTACACGAGTCTCACCGCCATTGATAAGCAACATCACACg aCCGGAAGTGGGTTTATAAATGTGGGGAAGGAAGACGGTGGTGAAGAAGCTGTGATAGCCGCCGCTGCAGTCGGAGACGGAGGTGAAAAGGCTGTTTACAGAAGCAACCCGGCGACGAACGAGTGGATTCCTGCGGTGGAGGAGGATCTTGGTTCAGAATCTTCGTCTAAACCGAACCGGAGCGAGAATTCTTGA
- the LOC103861101 gene encoding cytochrome P450 81Q32 — MDYSLLIPIILITILITKLLLRLYRSNKNLPPSPRVCFPIIGHLHLLKQPLLHRTLLRLSHSLGPVFSLRLGSRLAVIVSSPAAAEECFLTKNDIVLANRPRFTMGKYVAYDYTSMVTAPYGDHWRNLRRITALEVFSTHRLNGSAEILQDEVKRLLQKLYGLSVQRPAKVELRTLLTGLTLNVIMRMMTGKRFCEEDEGGKEKISLEFQELVAEILELSSAGNPADFLPALQWYDYKDYIKRAKKVGEKMDSLLQGFLDEHRANKGRLEFTNTMIAHLLDSQEKEPHYYNDVTIKGLILMMVIGGTDTSALTVEWAMSNLLNHPQVLETTRQNIDTHIVPSSSSNRRLLKEDDLVNMNYLNCVVSETLRLCPVAPLMVPHFSSSDCVIGGFDVPRDTIVLVNLWAIHRDPSVWDDPTSFKPERFEDRDQLGQYNGKMMPFGLGRRVCPGLGLANRVVGLVLGSMIQCFEWESGSGGPVDMTEGPGLSMPKAEPLVVTCRPREVASELLLRIQ; from the exons ATGGATTATAGTTTACTTATTCCCATCATTCTAATTACTATTCTCATCACCAAGTTGTTACTCCGACTCTACCGTTCCAACAAAAACCTTCCGCCGTCGCCACGTGTCTGTTTTCCGATTATTGGTCACCTTCACCTCCTCAAACAGCCGTTGCTTCACCGCACTCTCCTCCGTCTCTCGCACTCCCTCGGCCCCGTATTCTCTCTCCGCCTAGGCTCTCGCCTCGCCGTTATCGTGTCGTCTCCAGCCGCAGCCGAAGAATGTTTTTTAACGAAAAACGATATAGTTTTAGCGAACCGGCCTCGTTTCACCATGGGCAAGTACGTGGCTTATGACTACACTTCCATGGTTACGGCTCCTTACGGGGACCACTGGCGAAACCTCCGCCGTATCACCGCCTTGGAAGTCTTTTCAACGCATCGACTCAACGGCTCAGCAGAAATCCTACAAGACGAAGTCAAGAGGCTTCTACAAAAGCTTTACGGTTTATCCGTCCAACGTCCAGCTAAA GTGGAGTTGCGAACGTTACTAACGGGTCTTACCCTAAACGTTATAATGAGAATGATGACTGGAAAGAGATTCTGCGAGGAAGATGAAGGTGGAAAAGAGAAGATAAGCTTGGAGTTCCAGGAGCTAGTTGCGGAGATTCTAGAGCTCTCTTCGGCGGGCAATCCAGCCGATTTTTTGCCGGCTCTACAGTGGTATGACTATAAAGATTACATCAAGAGAGCAAAGAAGGTTGGAGAAAAGATGGATAGTTTGTTACAAGGGTTTTTGGATGAACATAGAGCTAACAAAGGAAGATTGGAGTTTACGAACACCATGATTGCTCATTTGCTTGATTCTCAAGAAAAGGAGCCTCATTACTACAATGATGTTACCATCAAAGGTCTCATTCTG ATGATGGTGATAGGAGGGACAGATACATCGGCCTTAACCGTGGAATGGGCAATGTCGAATCTATTAAACCATCCACAAGTGCTTGAGACAACGAGACAAAACATTGATACTCACATCGTACCATCGTCATCAAGTAATCGTCGTTTGTTAAAAGAAGATGATTTGGTGAACATGAACTACTTGAACTGTGTTGTATCCGAGACACTTAGGTTATGCCCTGTCGCGCCACTTATGGTTCCTCACTTCTCTTCTTCTGATTGTGTCATCGGTGGGTTCGATGTTCCACGTGATACTATCGTGTTGGTTAATTTGTGGGCAATACACAGAGATCCAAGTGTGTGGGATGATCCGACCTCGTTTAAGCCGGAGAGATTTGAAGATAGAGATCAGCTTGGACAGTACAATGGTAAGATGATGCCCTTTGGTTTAGGGAGACGGGTTTGTCCCGGGTTGGGTTTGGCTAACCGGGTGGTTGGGTTGGTGTTGGGTTCGATGATTCAGTGTTTTGAATGGGAGAGTGGCTCAGGAGGTCCGGTTGATATGACTGAAGGTCCGGGCCTTAGTATGCCCAAGGCTGAACCATTGGTTGTCACATGCAGACCACGTGAGGTGGCTTCCGAGTTGCTCTTGAGGATCCAATAA
- the LOC103861371 gene encoding PAMP-induced secreted peptide 2, whose protein sequence is MMSKGVVSSILFFMLIGSVFVETRPLGLTMTEEKKLVAGFFDGLSLGSIKGSGPSPGGKGHNFVNRSDMSRFDKHSGPSPSGPGH, encoded by the coding sequence ATGATGAGCAAAGGTGTTGTAAGTTCCATTCTGTTCTTCATGTTGATCGGTTCCGTTTTTGTTGAGACTCGCCCACTTGGTCTAACAATGACGGAAGAGAAAAAACTCGTGGCTGGTTTCTTCGATGGGTTATCACTTGGTTCGATCAAAGGCTCAGGTCCAAGTCCAGGAGGCAAGGGTCATAACTTCGTAAACCGGAGCGACATGTCTCGATTTGATAAGCACTCCGGTCCAAGCCCAAGCGGACCCG
- the LOC103861271 gene encoding uncharacterized protein LOC103861271, with amino-acid sequence MRPFGLVFTVMFLVSAFSESRTADCRVLLGGSSEEISQSKNHVVEDFRSKELLGVVVRGYKRLRLLSSAGERMHTMASGPSRRGAGH; translated from the coding sequence ATGAGACCCTTTGGCTTGGTCTTTACGGTCATGTTCTTGGTCTCAGCCTTTTCAGAATCAAGAACCGCGGACTGTAGAGTTCTCCTTGGTGGCTCATCAGAGGAAATTAGTCAATCTAAGAATCATGTTGTCGAAGATTTTCGAAGTAAAGAGTTGTTAGGGGTCGTGGTACGTGGTTATAAAAGGTTACGATTGCTCTCTTCAGCTGGAGAGAGGATGCACACAATGGCTTCTGGACCGAGCAGGAGAGGTGCTGGTCACTAA
- the LOC103861008 gene encoding cytochrome P450 81D11: MDFALILILSSLFLFISTKILLTRSKRKLNLPPSPAISLPLIGHLHLLKPPLHRSFRSLSISIGNAPIFQLRLGNRLVYVISSRSMAEECFTGNDVVLANRPKFIVSKYVGYNATHLIAASYGDHWRNLRRIAAVELFSTQRLNAFLYIRKDEIQRLISRLSRDSLHGYVEVEMKSLLANLASNNIIRMAAGKRYYGEENDEAKFVRQLVSEVVTSAGAGNPADYLSIVRWFTNYEKRIKNLGNRFDAFLQRIVDEKRADKEKGETMIDRLLSLQETQPDYYTDDIIKGLILTLTIGGTDTSAVTLEWALSNLLNHPEVLKKARAEIDDKIGFGRLVDEPDIANLPYLQNIVSETLRLYPAVPLLLPHVSSDDCKVAGYDVPRGTMVLTNVWAMHRDPMLWEDPELFKPERFEKEGEAEKLLPFGMGRRACPGAGLAQRLVSLVLATLVQCFEWERVGEELVDMTEDKGVTLPKLVPLRTMCKSRPIVGKLI, translated from the exons ATGGACTTTGCACTAATCCTTatcctctcttctctctttctttttatctCCACCAAAATCTTGCTCACAAGATCCAAACGAAAACTTAACCTGCCTCCGTCTCCGGCGATCTCTTTGCCGTTAATAGGCCACCTCCACCTTCTCAAGCCACCGCTCCACCGCTCATTCCGTTCGCTCTCTATATCCATAGGAAATGCTCCAATCTTCCAGCTACGGCTTGGAAACCGCCTTGTTTATGTCATCTCCTCACGTTCCATGGCTGAAGAGTGTTTCACTGGTAACGACGTCGTTCTTGCAAATCGTCCCAAGTTCATCGTGAGCAAATATGTCGGCTACAACGCCACCCATTTAATCGCGGCATCTTACGGCGACCACTGGAGGAATCTCCGACGCATAGCGGCCGTAGAGCTTTTCTCGACTCAGAGACTTAATGCGTTTTTATATATCCGTAAGGACGAGATCCAACGCCTCATCTCACGTCTTTCTCGAGACTCCTTACAC GGTTATGTGGAGGTGGAGATGAAATCACTATTAGCCAATTTGGCATCCAACAACATCATCAGAATGGCGGCCGGGAAGCGATACTACGGTGAAGAAAACGATGAAGCTAAGTTCGTGAGGCAACTTGTGTCCGAGGTGGTGACCAGCGCCGGTGCTGGTAACCCAGCTGATTATCTTTCGATTGTTCGTTGGTTCACCAATTATGAAAAGCGAATAAAGAACTTGGGGAATCGGTTTGATGCGTTTTTACAAAGAATTGTCGACGAGAAACGTGCAGATAAAGAAAAAGGTGAAACTATGATCGACCGCTTGCTTTCTCTCCAAGAAACACAACCGGATTACTATACGGATGACATCATCAAAGGACTCATACTC ACTCTGACAATTGGAGGGACAGATACCTCAGCGGTGACACTCGAATGGGCCTTGTCAAATTTATTGAACCATCCAGAAGTACTAAAAAAAGCGAGAGCTGAAATAGATGACAAGATCGGTTTTGGCCGGTTAGTAGACGAACCGGACATAGCCAATCTCCCTTATCTCCAAAACATTGTGTCGGAAACACTACGTTTGTATCCTGCGGTTCCGCTACTACTACCTCACGTGTCCTCTGATGATTGTAAAGTGGCGGGATACGATGTCCCACGTGGTACGATGGTGTTGACTAACGTGTGGGCTATGCATAGAGATCCAATGTTATGGGAAGATCCGGAGCTATTCAAGCCGGAGAGATTTGAAAAAGAAGGAGAGGCTGAGAAGCTATTGCCATTTGGGATGGGACGAAGAGCTTGTCCTGGAGCTGGACTTGCTCAACGGTTAGTGAGCTTGGTTCTTGCAACTTTGGTTCAATGCTTCGAGTGGGAAAGGGTTGGTGAGGAACTTGTGGACATGACCGAAGACAAAGGAGTAACATTGCCTAAGCTAGTGCCGTTGCGAACCATGTGCAAATCACGTCCCATTGTTGGTAAACTGATATAA